One Stigmatopora argus isolate UIUO_Sarg chromosome 20, RoL_Sarg_1.0, whole genome shotgun sequence genomic region harbors:
- the dctn1a gene encoding dynactin subunit 1a isoform X4 translates to MHQLTSPLITRMSSGGALTSGKPIKVGSVVELVGKGQRGTVAFIGATLFATGKWVGVVLNEPKGRNDGTVQGKRYFTCEDNHGVFVRKTQIQLVDDDSAPTSPDTPETGASRIPRQKDIPDTSKTSKQGSRENLSSGDVSEVGLAPHLGAHSITPQLGSLPEVMAISTPATASKEDESLRAQVKDLEEKLETLKTKRVEDKAKLKELEKHKIQLEQLHEWKTKMQEQQADLQKQLKEAKREARDAQEAKDRYMEEMSDTADAIEMATLDKEMAEERAESLQVEVDTLKEKVEELSMDLEILRHDISEKGSDGAASTYHVKQLEEQNSKLKEALVRMRDLSASEKQEHVKLQKQMEKKNTEMETLRTQKEKLQEELKLSEDTVDELKEQVDAALGSEEMVETLTERNLDLEEKVRELRETVTDLEAINEMNDELQENARETEMELREQVDLSGAKVREADKRVEAAQETVADYQQTINKYRELTNRLQEANKELITQQNESSEQVQQPATELFDFKIKFAETKAYAKAIEMELRKMEVAQLNQEVSLLKSFMPDSFLRHGGDHDCILVLLLIPRIICKAELISKQAQEKFDLNGNLDQGAALKGPAGEQRSFASGLVYSLSLLQATLHKYEQALSDCSVEVFKRMGTLYSEMSFHERSLDYFINLLHKDQLDETVQVEPLTKAIKYYQQLYSVHLADQKEDCTTQLSDHIKFTQSALDCMGVEVSRLQAFLGTGQQTSTPAVLLKDLDTSCSDIKQFCKKIRRRMPGTDGVGAPAALSFGPQVSETLTECRRQLTRVVAVLQEVAAAGAQMVAPLNEQEGLNALKLEDTVCKAVEQVYGVHGLNGTECLRQSCSAIVATMNKMATAMQEGEYDADKPQGKSPPVEMRASSVRAEMTDAEGLGVKLEDRETAIKELKKSLKIKGEELSEANVRLSLLEKKLDTSTKDADERVEKIQTKLDKNLDLLKKKEKEFEETMDALQADIDQLEAEKAELKQRINNQSKMTIEGLRGAPASGMASLGPAGAGLPSSLTGQMQVVDSPLLRQQIEVQRLAIKRLKTENIRLKAEKMSAQLASLPPLCPAKLPQLSKETSTPAEGLNTGIYRRTDQMLTALLKLSAGVKVVDITGKTPVSASAQLLEQTARLHNLSEALGKLKGEVAEHVVSSQPGAKAVSDFATFPVNSFVKAKEKNEGTVFVGRVAVPCVRGQEQVHRLILSQQQLQHVHCLLMG, encoded by the exons GTTGGTTCTGTTGTGGAATTGGTGGGGAAAGGTCAACGAGGCACTGTCGCTTTTATCGGAGCGACCCTCTTTGCCACCGGGAAATGGGTGGGTGTCGTTCTTAACGAACCCAAAGGCAGGAATGACGGCACCGTGCAGGGGAAACGCTACTTCACCTGCGAGGATAACCATGGCGTCTTTGTGCGGAAAACTCAG ATTCAGCTGGTCGACGACGACTCCGCCCCAACCTCTCCTGACACCCCCGAAACGGGCGCTTCCAGGATCCCAAGACAAAAAG ATATTCCTGACACCTCCAAAACGTCCAAACAG GGATCTCGTGAGAATTTGTCTTCTGGCGATGTGAGTGAAGTGGGACTTGCGCCCCACCTGGGTGCGCACTCCATCACCCCTCAGCTTGGGTCACTACCAGAGGTTATGGCAATCTCGACCCCTGCGACTGCAAGCAAG GAGGACGAGTCTCTACGTGCGCAGGTCAAGGACCTCGAGGAGAAGCTGGAAACGCTGAAAACCAAGCGAGTGGAGGACAAGGCCAAGCTGAAGGAGCTGGAGAAGCATAAGATCCAACTAGAGCAACTTCATGAGTGGAAAACCAAGATGCAGGAGCAGCAGGCCGACCTCCAGAAACAACTGAAAGAAGCCAAGAGG GAAGCACGTGATGCTCAGGAGGCAAAAGACCGCTACATGGAAGAAATGTCGGACACGGCCGACGCTATTGAGATGGCCACTCTGGATAAAGAGATGGCGGAAGAGCGAGCAGAGTCACTGCAGGTGGAGGTTGACACGTTGAAGGAGAAGGTAGAGGAGCTCTCCATGGACCTGGAGATCCTCAGACACGACATTTCAGAGAAAG GTTCAGATGGGGCTGCGTCCACGTACCATGTGAAACAGCTGGAGGAGCAGAACAGCAAACTTAAGGAGGCCTTGGTCCG GATGCGTGACCTGTCTGCCTCTGAGAAACAGGAGCACGTGAAGCTGCAGAAGCAGATGGAgaagaaaaacactgaaatggAGACCCTCAGGACTCAAAAGGAAAAACTGCAGGAGGAGCTCAAGCTGTCTGAAGACACCGTGGACGAACTCAAGGAGCAG GTGGATGCCGCTCTGGGATCCGAGGAGATGGTCGAGACTCTTACAGAGAGGAACCTCGATTTAGAGGAGAAAGTCCGAGAGCTGAGAGAAACCGTTACCGATCTG GAGGCGATCAATGAAATGAACGACGAGCTCCAGGAGAACGCCAGGGAGACGGAAATGGAACTCCGCGAGCAGGTGGATCTGAGCGGAGCAAAAGTTCGCGAAGCCGACAAGAGGGTGGAGGCCGCCCAGGAGACGGTGGCCGATTACCAGCAGACCATCAACAAATACCGAGAACTGACCAACAGACTGCAG GAGGCCAACAAAGAGCTAATTACCCAGCAAAATGAAAGCAGCGAACAAGTTCAACAACCTGCCACCGAGCTGTTTGACTTCAAGATCAAGTTCGCCGAAACCAAGGCGTACGCTAAG GCCATTGAGATGGAGCTGAGGAAAATGGAAGTGGCTCAGCTCAACCAGGAGGTGTCCCTTCTCAAATCCTTCATGCCGGACTCCTTCCTCCGCCACGGTGGCGACCACGACTGCATACTCGTGCTCCTGCTCATCCCCAGGATCATCTGCAAG GCGGAGCTCATCAGCAAACAGGCGCAGGAGAAATTTGATCTGAACGGGAACCTGGACCAAGGCGCGGCGCTCAAAGGACCTGCTGGAGAACAACGTAGTTTTGCGTCTGGCCTCGTTTACTCTCTCAGTTTACTGCAAGCCACGTTGCATAAATATGAACA AGCTTTGAGCGATTGCTCGGTGGAGGTTTTCAAGCGGATGGGTACGCTGTACTCCGAAATGAGCTTTCACGAGCGCTCTCTGGATTATTTCATCAACCTGCTGCACAAAGACCAGTTGGATGAGACTGTTCAGGTGGAACCGTTGACCAAGGCTATCAAGTATTACCAG CAATTGTACAGTGTTCATCTAGCTGACCAAAAAGAAGACTGCACCACACAACTGTCTGACCATATTAAG TTTACCCAGAGTGCCCTTGATTGCATGGGAGTAGAGGTCAGCCGACTGCAGGCGTTCCTCGGGACGGGTCAGCAGACCTCGACGCCGGCTGTTCTTCTGAAGGACCTGGACACGTCCTGCTCGGACATCAAGCAGTTTTGCAAGAAGATCCGCCGCCGCATGCCCGGAACGGATGGCGTCGGCGCGCCGGCTGCTCTAAGTTTCGGTCCGCAG GTGTCTGAGACGTTGACGGAGTGCAGGCGGCAGTTGACCCGCGTGGTGGCAGTCCTCCAGGAGGTGGCGGCAGCGGGAGCTCAAATGGTGGCGCCACTCAATGAGCAGGAAGGACTGAACGCTCTGAAATTAGAGGATACCGTGTGCAAAGCTGTGGAACAG GTTTATGGGGTCCACGGTCTCAATGGCACCGAGTGCTTGCGTCAATCTTGCAGCGCGATCGTTGCTACCATGAACAAGATGGCCACTGCCATGCAGGAAGGAGAGTATGATGCAGACAAGCCGCAGGGAAAG AGTCCTCCAGTGGAAATGAGAGCATCCAGTGTCCGTGCTGAGATGACCGACGCCGAGGGTCTTGGAGTCAAGTTGGAGGACAGAGAAACGGCCATCAAGGAGCTCAAGAAGTCTCTCAAGATCAAG GGAGAAGAGCTGAGCGAGGCCAACGTGCGTCTGAGTCTGTTGGAGAAGAAGCTGGACACGTCCACAAAAGATGCAGATGAGCGTGTGGAAAAGATCCAGACCAAGCTGGACAAGAACTTAGACTTGCTGAAGAAAAAGGAGAA GGAATTTGAGGAGACGATGGATGCTTTGCAAGCCGACATCGACCAGCTGGAAGCGGAGAAAGCTGAGCTGAAACAGCGGATCAATAATCAATCCAAGATGACCATCGAGGGTTTGCGTGGTGCGCCTGCTTCCGGTATGGCTTCCCTTGGACCTGCAGGAG CAGGTTTGCCCTCATCCCTGACAGGACAAATGCAGGTGGTGGACTCGCCGCTTCTCCGGCAGCAGATTGAAGTTCAGAGACTGGCCATCAAACGCCTCAAGACGGAAAACATCCGACTTAAG GCGGAGAAAATGAGTGCCCAGCTGGCCTCCTTGCCTCCACTCTGCCCTGCCAAACTACCCCAGCTGTCCAAGGAGACCTCAACGCCAGCTGAGGGACTCAACACGGGTATCTACCGGCGGACAGACCAGATGCTGACCGCTCTTCTCAAGCTGAGCGCCGGAGTCAAAGTAGTGGACATCACCGGGAAGACACCCG TCAGCGCCAGCGCTCAGCTGCTGGAGCAGACCGCCCGACTGCACAACCTCAGCGAAGCTCTCGGGAAACTCAAG GGTGAAGTAGCTGAGCATGTCGTGTCTTCTCAACCCGGAGCCAAAGCCGTTTCCGACTTTGCGACCTTCCCGGTCAATTCTTTCGTCAAG GCAAAGGAGAAGAACGAGGGGACAGTGTTTGTGGGCCGGGTTGCCGTTCCTTGCGTCCGTGGACAAGAACAAGTTCACCGCCTAATCCTGTCGCAGCAGCAACTGCAACATGTGCATTGCCTTCTCATGGGGTGA